ATGCCCTAGTGCGCGGGCGCACCTACGATTTGGTCGCCATCGTGTCGCCGGTGCACCGCATGTGGGTGGGAGAGGTTGCCTCCACCAGCGCCGACTTCTACGAGACGCCTCTCGGCCGGGTGCGCGTGGACCGCGAGGCGCTGGCCGCGCTGGAAAAGGAGATTCGGCTGCAGTACATCGGCCAGGACAACGAGCACTCGCTGGAGATTCAGTTGCCCTTCCTGCAACATCTCCTGGCGGGGGAGTTCGGCCTGCTGCCCGTGATGATGGGATCGCAGGAGTGGGACACATGCAAGGCCCTGGCGAGTGGCCTGGCGAAGGTGCTACAGGGCCGCAACGCGCTGCTGGTCGCCAGCACTGACCTGTCGCACTTCCATTCGCAACTCCAGGCCCAGCGGCTGGATCGCATCGTCGTGGACAAGGTGAACGCCTTTGACCCGGAAGGCCTCG
The Chloroflexota bacterium DNA segment above includes these coding regions:
- the amrB gene encoding AmmeMemoRadiSam system protein B is translated as MAGETVRHSVIAGTWYPGSPPQLRRMIDGFVEKVPPVEIPGRLVALIAPHAGYIYSGPVAAHAYALVRGRTYDLVAIVSPVHRMWVGEVASTSADFYETPLGRVRVDREALAALEKEIRLQYIGQDNEHSLEIQLPFLQHLLAGEFGLLPVMMGSQEWDTCKALASGLAKVLQGRNALLVASTDLSHFHSQLQAQRLDRIVVDKVNAFDPEGLARELASGATEACGGGPVVTTLLAAKALGATGARVLKYATSGDVTGDYSGVVGYMAAAIFAT